One Sodalinema gerasimenkoae IPPAS B-353 DNA segment encodes these proteins:
- a CDS encoding type III-B CRISPR module-associated Cmr3 family protein, producing the protein MFRYLITIQPLGFLYASAGGFLSPENLVGRAQTKFPPDAYTLSGLIFSANKSQKLTSQEELSENLFVAGPFWANLDEFKASQEFYVPLPSTKMIGKAEVNTWELHDNGWQQSNADSEMIPAFKWQKLSAWNQDSQTLLQQKSVAKEPWKYLSMLHPRLKANERCVREKDGLFLENAVQLDDNACLLYLSTVPLEAGWYRFGGENHLVEIESHKLKDSHPLVSLLQQPIRRSFALLTPGVWGSNRISHRYSQHPDCPKPRWLLTAKAVPFRFRAGGRTKADGSRDTGRLGRGRYAVKAGAVYIFDDPLNQTWWESPEAWYPKEGYSLKHIGCGLGLPLDVAGL; encoded by the coding sequence ATGTTTCGCTATCTCATCACCATTCAACCCCTGGGTTTCCTCTACGCCAGCGCCGGTGGCTTTCTCTCCCCAGAAAACCTCGTTGGACGCGCTCAAACCAAATTTCCTCCCGATGCCTACACCCTTTCTGGACTCATCTTTAGTGCCAATAAATCCCAAAAATTGACCAGTCAAGAGGAGTTGAGCGAAAATCTTTTTGTCGCCGGACCATTTTGGGCAAACCTAGATGAATTTAAAGCCTCCCAAGAGTTTTACGTGCCGCTCCCTTCGACAAAGATGATTGGCAAAGCCGAGGTCAACACCTGGGAACTGCACGACAACGGCTGGCAACAGTCGAACGCCGATTCTGAGATGATACCCGCATTTAAATGGCAAAAACTATCCGCCTGGAACCAAGATTCCCAGACCTTATTACAACAAAAGTCCGTCGCCAAAGAGCCTTGGAAATATCTCTCGATGCTTCATCCTCGCTTGAAAGCCAACGAACGATGTGTGCGCGAGAAAGACGGCTTATTTCTCGAAAATGCTGTCCAACTCGACGACAACGCCTGTCTTCTGTACCTCTCCACCGTTCCCTTGGAAGCGGGATGGTATCGCTTTGGCGGCGAAAACCATCTCGTCGAAATCGAATCTCACAAACTCAAGGATAGCCATCCCCTGGTCTCCCTGCTACAACAACCCATCCGCCGCAGTTTCGCTCTCCTCACCCCAGGAGTTTGGGGGTCGAATCGCATCTCTCACCGCTACTCCCAACATCCCGACTGTCCCAAACCGCGATGGTTACTCACCGCCAAAGCCGTTCCCTTTCGCTTCCGCGCCGGTGGACGTACCAAAGCCGATGGAAGCCGGGACACGGGACGCTTAGGACGAGGACGCTACGCTGTCAAAGCCGGCGCTGTGTACATCTTCGATGACCCTCTCAACCAGACCTGGTGGGAGAGTCCCGAAGCCTGGTATCCCAAGGAAGGATATAGCCTCAAGCACATCGGTTGTGGCCTCGGACTCCCTCTCGATGTCGCTGGTTTGTAG
- the cas2 gene encoding CRISPR-associated endonuclease Cas2, with protein MERLYLICYDIVADSRRNRVAKLLLRYGLRVQKSVFECVLTPKQQEQLLRGLDRIIAPREDQVRFYAISGRSRETALILGVQPDWSIDDDVFIV; from the coding sequence ATGGAACGGCTTTATTTGATTTGTTACGACATTGTGGCGGATTCCCGACGAAATCGGGTGGCGAAGTTGCTGTTGCGCTATGGGTTGCGGGTTCAGAAGTCGGTGTTTGAATGTGTGTTGACTCCCAAGCAACAGGAACAACTGCTGAGGGGGTTGGACCGCATTATTGCACCCCGAGAAGACCAGGTGCGTTTTTATGCCATTTCTGGTCGTTCTCGGGAAACGGCGCTCATTTTGGGGGTTCAACCGGATTGGTCGATTGATGATGACGTGTTTATTGTTTGA
- a CDS encoding helix-turn-helix domain-containing protein, translating to MSKRSLSISATGRRAAMARLQGRNLSQRAFAKELNIAYSTVNHFFNGIPVDRRIFGEICEALGLEWEDIAQMPDEVDLSDIFNDEQTQTDSPHHLLETVQRNSNRARAALHPYLLQPIRRDALEQRCMEEIRRGLRQGKRRIIPILGAAGYGKSTLLGMLYDRLLDKAQPQEWVALARCDDLIETAETFEEEFGQRLSDRRQALTEVVERLKGPGILLLDTLDLILSPELVPVFRQGLTRWLERGVTVVFTCRDRDYRDFFEPYHESFAGIRDAVCGGCTVPEFTESEVRLAVNSFLATQEGYETEQQREAFADNLLALSADRASLREIVSNPLMLALSCDLFADLGRVPEDLTVSQLYDTYWNWRIARSRHHEPQLGRLKVKLCLTLAGQLYGQSRDRLRDFLYDTDLDLEDMASNAYRALRSDGVLKDIGNGRIAFFHQTFLEYAIARWLTQTAEGERKMQGAIARMASQERLPYYLWTIFRQLLVLVSFGEFQRLSTLLPRAELLSFRALALAAIARREPETSSILAGLADWAKTQDGTYRETLLVVANSAPVERAEVAWRLVLSVLENVETAFANKAVELCSFWWLRLGDDQGEQLDRLFWAIQTQFQDNENARLNLFGQFLSAFEAGVRQQGYGRLDDDSLAVLRRWYVELGSSGRSRVWELYALPDTPDAARVAFVVMATAQPPSNSFEEREAAVNLLTLTFPALLHQGDTPFGRCWREVLAAAIPERWMESVAGALGKASVADGARLRELLALVLAERGNPRRAILALEYAIEFGGGEAVAAAMRQWTVADIQESRLSSVAGLLAQLTGCHAGVKLLMLVWIAPRLGDRPFELIPACDRLVGETTSLGDRWGQLLMGVLPTLPEKLLRRVLKKLEIVPEAVRPWLGQLELKEARLLRVKGDRALAEKGPEAEDEGALPRLLAACEDPSREVALTASWAVLAVAERRGMALLSLALGLASPLVGVRQNLLAAAVEGLRAGYGTQGEVLELVRCVRDEERPEVYQVLFQLLETLVYRSQQQGERVELAVAEVVWERVDRLVETPALLNPVAGAAFLALNRLAMQEHSSWVLPLQVRTRRLFEVVDIKRKVDRTVMTGLLVQLGKYDPDFLRRLVLEDCLNKIATHSPTSPNGRWGSRSRRANKPWGIIPLWHESHQSSVQTYGILTRQPASKCC from the coding sequence ATGTCCAAGCGATCGCTCAGCATCTCCGCCACAGGACGACGGGCGGCCATGGCTCGACTCCAAGGTCGCAATCTCAGTCAGCGCGCCTTTGCCAAGGAACTCAACATCGCCTACTCAACGGTTAATCATTTTTTTAACGGAATTCCGGTCGATCGCCGTATTTTTGGGGAAATCTGCGAAGCCTTGGGCCTGGAGTGGGAAGACATCGCGCAAATGCCCGATGAGGTGGATCTGTCAGATATTTTCAACGATGAACAGACCCAGACCGATTCACCCCATCATCTCCTAGAGACTGTCCAACGCAACTCCAATCGAGCCAGAGCGGCGTTACATCCCTATCTGTTGCAACCGATTCGACGGGATGCCCTGGAACAGCGCTGCATGGAAGAGATTAGGCGGGGTTTGCGTCAAGGCAAACGGCGTATTATTCCGATTTTGGGGGCAGCGGGATATGGTAAAAGTACCCTGCTGGGAATGCTGTACGATCGCCTCCTCGACAAGGCCCAGCCCCAGGAGTGGGTGGCGTTGGCGCGATGTGATGACCTGATTGAGACGGCGGAAACCTTTGAGGAGGAGTTTGGCCAACGATTGAGCGATCGCCGCCAGGCGCTGACGGAGGTAGTGGAACGGTTGAAGGGGCCAGGGATCCTCCTCCTGGACACTTTGGATCTGATTCTCTCGCCAGAGTTGGTTCCCGTATTTCGCCAAGGGTTGACGCGCTGGCTCGAACGAGGGGTGACGGTCGTGTTTACCTGCCGCGATCGCGATTATCGAGATTTCTTTGAACCCTATCACGAGAGCTTTGCGGGGATTCGTGATGCGGTTTGTGGGGGCTGTACAGTTCCTGAGTTTACCGAGTCAGAGGTGCGGCTGGCGGTGAATTCGTTTTTGGCGACTCAAGAGGGTTACGAGACTGAGCAACAGCGAGAGGCCTTTGCTGATAACCTGTTGGCCCTGTCGGCTGATCGCGCCTCCCTGCGGGAAATCGTCAGCAATCCTTTGATGTTGGCCTTGTCCTGCGATTTGTTTGCGGACTTGGGGCGAGTTCCTGAAGATTTAACAGTCAGTCAACTCTACGATACCTATTGGAATTGGCGCATTGCCCGCTCGCGCCACCACGAACCCCAACTCGGTCGCCTCAAAGTCAAGCTCTGTTTGACATTGGCGGGACAGCTATATGGCCAGTCCCGCGATCGCCTACGGGATTTTCTCTATGATACAGACCTGGACTTGGAGGACATGGCCAGCAATGCCTATCGCGCCCTTCGTAGTGATGGGGTTCTCAAGGATATCGGCAACGGACGCATTGCCTTTTTCCACCAAACCTTTTTGGAATATGCGATCGCTCGCTGGCTGACCCAGACGGCAGAGGGGGAGCGAAAAATGCAAGGGGCGATCGCGCGTATGGCGTCACAGGAGCGGCTTCCTTACTATCTCTGGACGATTTTTCGCCAATTGCTAGTTCTAGTCTCTTTTGGCGAGTTTCAGCGCCTCAGTACCCTGCTGCCTCGGGCAGAACTCCTGTCATTTCGGGCTTTGGCCCTGGCGGCGATCGCCCGTCGGGAACCAGAAACCAGCAGCATCCTGGCTGGTTTAGCGGATTGGGCTAAAACCCAGGATGGAACCTATCGCGAAACCTTGTTAGTGGTGGCCAACTCTGCCCCGGTGGAGCGGGCTGAGGTCGCCTGGCGCTTGGTGTTGAGCGTGTTGGAAAATGTGGAAACGGCGTTTGCCAACAAAGCGGTAGAACTCTGTAGTTTTTGGTGGTTGAGGCTAGGAGACGACCAAGGGGAACAGCTCGATCGCCTCTTTTGGGCGATTCAAACCCAGTTTCAGGACAATGAAAATGCCCGCTTGAACCTCTTTGGACAGTTCCTCAGTGCCTTCGAGGCGGGAGTACGCCAGCAGGGATATGGCCGCCTCGACGATGACAGTTTGGCGGTGTTGCGGCGCTGGTATGTTGAACTCGGGTCCAGTGGGCGCAGTCGGGTCTGGGAATTGTACGCTCTCCCGGATACTCCTGATGCGGCCCGGGTGGCGTTTGTGGTGATGGCGACGGCGCAACCGCCAAGTAACTCCTTTGAGGAACGAGAGGCGGCGGTGAACCTGTTGACCCTGACCTTTCCGGCCCTGTTGCACCAGGGAGATACGCCCTTTGGTAGGTGTTGGCGGGAAGTGTTGGCTGCTGCGATTCCTGAACGTTGGATGGAGTCGGTGGCGGGGGCGCTGGGGAAGGCGTCTGTGGCCGATGGGGCGCGGTTGCGGGAATTGCTGGCGTTGGTGTTGGCGGAACGGGGTAATCCCCGACGGGCCATTTTGGCCTTGGAGTATGCCATTGAGTTCGGCGGGGGGGAAGCGGTGGCGGCGGCGATGCGTCAGTGGACGGTGGCGGATATCCAGGAGAGTCGCTTGTCGAGTGTGGCGGGACTGTTGGCGCAACTGACCGGTTGTCATGCGGGAGTGAAGTTGCTGATGTTGGTGTGGATTGCGCCACGCTTGGGCGATCGCCCCTTTGAGTTGATTCCGGCCTGCGATCGCCTGGTTGGGGAGACGACGAGTTTGGGCGATCGCTGGGGACAGCTCTTGATGGGAGTGCTGCCGACGTTACCGGAGAAGTTGCTAAGGCGCGTGTTGAAGAAGCTGGAGATTGTACCCGAGGCGGTGAGGCCCTGGTTGGGGCAGTTGGAGTTGAAAGAGGCGCGTCTGTTGCGGGTGAAGGGCGATCGCGCCTTGGCGGAGAAGGGACCCGAAGCTGAGGATGAGGGGGCGTTGCCGCGTCTGTTAGCCGCCTGTGAAGACCCATCCCGAGAGGTGGCACTGACGGCATCCTGGGCGGTGTTGGCGGTGGCAGAACGGCGAGGAATGGCTCTGTTGTCCCTGGCGTTAGGATTGGCGTCGCCTCTGGTGGGGGTGCGGCAGAATCTCCTAGCAGCGGCGGTTGAGGGGCTGAGGGCGGGCTATGGCACTCAGGGGGAGGTGTTGGAGTTGGTTCGCTGTGTGCGGGATGAGGAGCGGCCGGAAGTCTATCAGGTGCTGTTTCAGTTGCTCGAAACGCTGGTTTATCGATCGCAGCAGCAGGGTGAGCGGGTGGAGTTGGCGGTGGCTGAGGTGGTTTGGGAGAGAGTCGATCGCCTGGTGGAGACACCGGCTTTGCTGAATCCGGTAGCCGGTGCGGCGTTTTTGGCTCTCAATCGTTTGGCGATGCAGGAACACTCCTCCTGGGTGTTGCCGTTACAGGTGCGGACGCGGCGTTTGTTTGAGGTGGTGGATATTAAGCGGAAAGTGGATCGCACGGTGATGACGGGATTGTTGGTGCAGTTGGGAAAATACGACCCGGATTTTTTGAGACGGTTAGTGCTTGAGGACTGTTTGAACAAAATAGCGACGCATTCCCCCACCTCGCCGAACGGCAGGTGGGGGTCAAGGAGCCGCCGAGCTAACAAGCCTTGGGGTATCATACCGTTATGGCACGAATCACATCAATCATCCGTACAGACCTATGGAATCTTAACCCGACAGCCAGCCAGCAAGTGCTGCTGA
- a CDS encoding helix-turn-helix domain-containing protein: protein MMTCLLFEGGALVKQPREIGIRERRLIRAYCDCSWRMSPQAFYFKWSVTQEELAEICQRSQSTVRRWFKQGRYHHPPTDNDLLHLALLDFLLEEFETLPPSVRDRICPELSRSQ, encoded by the coding sequence ATGATGACGTGTTTATTGTTTGAGGGGGGCGCTTTGGTGAAACAACCGAGAGAGATTGGCATCCGGGAACGTCGGTTGATTCGCGCTTACTGTGATTGTAGTTGGCGTATGAGTCCCCAGGCGTTCTATTTCAAGTGGTCGGTGACGCAGGAGGAGTTGGCTGAGATTTGTCAGCGTTCTCAATCCACGGTTCGCCGTTGGTTTAAGCAGGGACGGTATCATCATCCGCCGACGGACAATGATTTGTTGCATTTGGCGTTGCTGGATTTTTTGCTGGAGGAGTTCGAGACGTTACCGCCGTCGGTGCGCGATCGCATTTGTCCGGAGTTGTCTAGGTCACAATGA
- the cas1 gene encoding CRISPR-associated endonuclease Cas1, whose translation MTIPLYVAEQGTYLSLKQQQLQVWQGDNLLTSLPLQRLSHIVVFGRCTLSHAVVNRVLQQQIPVMFLTQSGRYCGRLSAEGLPDIERLVAQVERSRDRQFVLTQARQIVSGKLHNCRVLLQRLNRSRRDAEIRVCIAQLKDWRDRALESPSLEGLLGCEGQGTRIYFQGLGRCIQPPFAFSVRRRRPPTDPVNALLSLGYTLLYQTVFSLVRAVGLHPHFGNLHVPSSRYASLVSDLVEEFRAPLVDSVVVSLLNRGGVQPDDFFPADVRGAVYLRPAGLKRFLSAWQQRLQTSVTHPQVGEPILYVRAIEVQVWDYVACLVGERSVYCPFVWKV comes from the coding sequence ATGACGATTCCACTTTACGTCGCTGAACAAGGAACCTATCTCAGCCTCAAACAGCAGCAGTTGCAAGTTTGGCAAGGAGACAACCTCCTCACCTCGCTTCCCCTACAACGCTTGAGCCACATTGTCGTGTTTGGTCGCTGTACCCTCTCCCATGCTGTGGTCAATCGGGTCTTGCAACAGCAGATTCCAGTGATGTTTCTCACCCAGTCCGGGCGCTATTGTGGGCGTTTGTCTGCCGAGGGCCTCCCGGATATTGAACGCCTGGTGGCCCAGGTAGAGCGATCGCGCGATCGTCAGTTCGTCCTCACTCAAGCGCGGCAAATTGTCTCGGGAAAACTTCACAATTGCCGTGTTTTACTGCAACGGTTGAACCGGTCTCGTCGTGATGCTGAGATTCGCGTTTGTATCGCGCAATTGAAGGACTGGCGCGATCGGGCTTTGGAATCCCCTAGCCTCGAAGGTTTGCTAGGTTGCGAAGGCCAGGGAACTCGCATCTATTTTCAGGGCTTAGGACGTTGCATTCAGCCACCCTTCGCCTTCTCAGTCCGCCGCCGCCGTCCCCCCACGGACCCTGTGAATGCACTTCTGAGTCTAGGCTACACACTCCTTTATCAAACCGTCTTTTCCCTCGTTCGCGCCGTGGGCCTACATCCCCACTTCGGCAATCTCCATGTTCCCAGTTCCCGCTATGCCAGTTTAGTCTCCGATTTGGTGGAGGAATTTCGCGCCCCCTTGGTGGATTCGGTGGTGGTGTCTTTGCTGAATCGAGGGGGAGTGCAACCCGACGACTTTTTCCCCGCTGACGTACGCGGTGCGGTGTATCTCCGTCCGGCGGGGTTGAAGCGTTTTTTGAGCGCTTGGCAACAGCGGTTACAAACCTCCGTGACTCATCCCCAAGTGGGTGAGCCGATTTTGTATGTGCGGGCGATCGAGGTTCAGGTGTGGGATTATGTGGCTTGTTTGGTGGGGGAGCGATCAGTCTACTGTCCGTTTGTTTGGAAAGTTTGA
- a CDS encoding type II toxin-antitoxin system death-on-curing family toxin produces the protein MLTPDLTPQFIEKPLVLAIHNRQIEKFGGRHGLRDEGLLDSALAQPKASFYGKLLHPTISEQAAAYLFHFIMNHSFIDGNKRTSLAVMDTFLRLNQYTLELTNEQSYELVMLIAEGKLSKSGVVEQLKPSVIVHRDPGDR, from the coding sequence TTGCTAACTCCTGACTTGACTCCCCAGTTTATAGAAAAACCCCTAGTTCTGGCAATTCACAACCGCCAAATTGAGAAGTTTGGTGGTCGTCATGGCTTACGAGATGAAGGATTACTCGATTCAGCCTTAGCACAACCTAAAGCGAGTTTTTATGGAAAATTACTGCATCCCACAATTTCAGAACAGGCTGCTGCATATCTTTTCCATTTTATCATGAATCATTCATTTATTGATGGCAACAAACGAACGTCTTTGGCCGTTATGGATACGTTTCTACGACTCAACCAGTACACTTTAGAACTCACGAACGAGCAATCCTACGAGCTAGTCATGTTGATCGCTGAAGGAAAATTAAGCAAATCTGGCGTTGTTGAACAACTTAAACCCTCTGTTATTGTACATCGCGATCCAGGCGATCGCTAA
- a CDS encoding IS200/IS605 family accessory protein TnpB-related protein, which produces MARITSIIRTDLWNLNPTASQQVLLSQTVEIYRRVCRHLMGILLTHWPSLGGLSSQKRVLAVEKLIHQTAKNPNPKYRQFDQTFYKFPSYYRRAAIVFAAGQVSSYMTRYREWQSGTRQRRDAKPPILNPNSGCYPTLYKGQCYKLHGYSHIEIKVFNGTDWVWTTVGISSLRERHTVDSNKLRSPALIVNEQKRACHLSVPFECHPPQREGECRVVSVDLGINTTATVAVVNFDGTVTYREFIHPGRDIDCRDKRLKSVSKRASQTMGHGGSLQKGFCSHTYRKCRNINRQIGQIVSKRIVQIAQQFNADAIIFENLKGWKAKGGRKRSNLRQRFHGWLKGMIRDLTEMKWQEIGGQVIDVVAAYTSKLAYDGSGVVRRDSKNYALAKFSSGKRYNADLNGALNIAARGILQLTRRKDSEERSSQRSRRSPRSWACLCDLWTHTVSG; this is translated from the coding sequence ATGGCACGAATCACATCAATCATCCGTACAGACCTATGGAATCTTAACCCGACAGCCAGCCAGCAAGTGCTGCTGAGCCAGACGGTTGAGATCTATCGTCGCGTCTGTCGGCATTTGATGGGGATTCTCTTAACCCATTGGCCATCTCTAGGGGGGTTATCCAGTCAAAAACGGGTTCTAGCCGTCGAAAAACTCATTCACCAAACCGCCAAGAACCCTAACCCCAAATACCGGCAATTTGACCAAACCTTTTACAAGTTCCCTAGCTACTACCGACGGGCCGCCATTGTCTTTGCTGCTGGCCAAGTCAGTAGCTACATGACCCGATATCGGGAATGGCAATCGGGAACTCGTCAACGTCGGGATGCTAAACCTCCAATCCTCAATCCCAACAGTGGCTGTTATCCGACCCTGTACAAAGGTCAATGCTATAAGCTGCATGGCTACAGCCACATCGAAATTAAGGTCTTTAACGGAACCGATTGGGTCTGGACGACCGTTGGGATAAGCAGCCTACGAGAACGGCATACCGTAGATAGCAACAAGCTACGGTCACCCGCCCTCATTGTTAATGAGCAGAAACGGGCCTGTCATCTCTCAGTTCCGTTTGAGTGTCATCCACCTCAACGGGAGGGAGAATGTAGAGTCGTCAGTGTTGACCTGGGTATCAATACCACCGCTACCGTGGCAGTCGTGAATTTTGACGGCACTGTAACCTATCGGGAGTTTATTCACCCGGGGAGAGACATAGACTGTCGGGATAAACGACTGAAATCAGTATCTAAACGAGCGAGTCAGACCATGGGACATGGTGGAAGCCTCCAGAAAGGGTTCTGCTCTCATACCTACCGCAAATGCCGTAATATCAACCGCCAAATTGGGCAGATTGTCTCCAAGCGTATTGTGCAGATTGCCCAACAGTTCAATGCCGATGCCATTATCTTTGAGAACCTGAAAGGGTGGAAAGCTAAGGGAGGACGCAAACGCTCTAACCTGCGCCAACGCTTTCATGGATGGCTCAAGGGGATGATTCGGGACTTGACGGAGATGAAGTGGCAAGAGATAGGCGGTCAGGTCATTGATGTCGTGGCTGCCTATACTTCAAAGCTGGCTTATGACGGCAGTGGCGTCGTGCGGCGCGACTCCAAAAACTATGCTCTGGCTAAATTTTCCTCGGGCAAGCGATACAATGCAGACCTTAATGGGGCGCTTAATATTGCTGCCCGAGGTATTCTTCAGCTCACTCGCCGAAAGGACAGTGAGGAACGTTCGAGCCAACGTTCTCGGCGTTCGCCTAGAAGCTGGGCTTGTTTGTGTGACCTGTGGACTCATACCGTCTCAGGTTAG
- a CDS encoding DUF2281 domain-containing protein: MTVKDKLLEKIEQLSEPELAKVLEFVSVHLEPPTGQNETDMNTSAAWQAYLKSEQEREEVYRRLANS; the protein is encoded by the coding sequence ATGACAGTCAAAGACAAATTACTTGAGAAAATCGAGCAGTTATCCGAACCTGAGTTAGCGAAAGTATTAGAGTTCGTCAGTGTTCACTTGGAACCGCCAACGGGTCAAAATGAGACAGATATGAACACTAGCGCAGCATGGCAAGCCTATTTAAAGTCTGAACAAGAACGAGAAGAGGTGTATCGTCGCCTTGCTAACTCCTGA
- a CDS encoding RAMP superfamily CRISPR-associated protein — MYQKAYGIIETLSPLHVGATAGEESGNLNLIFRDPFTQTGIIPGSSLRGRFRAEMRFQDSQDEQYWYGHEAEPGVPDSTTESRVKFEYASIVWLPVFCPGQPVVWVSCPRLLQRYKRITGISAELPDLYTASDSLNALQIDGQYKLFFNFGFLKLAGKENLQAWFPDGQERSAVIVADDEIGMIHDMALYRQSRVKLCDEEKKVEGGQFFNTEALPESTIMVFPVALRREEELRDWPPFGDNTINEDEMYFGGLESIGFGHCWVRLHRQLPQT, encoded by the coding sequence ATGTATCAAAAAGCTTACGGAATTATCGAAACCCTATCTCCCCTCCACGTTGGCGCCACCGCTGGGGAGGAAAGCGGTAATCTCAATTTGATTTTTCGTGACCCTTTCACTCAAACTGGGATTATCCCCGGAAGTTCCCTGCGCGGTCGCTTTCGCGCGGAAATGCGCTTTCAGGACAGCCAAGATGAACAGTACTGGTATGGACATGAAGCCGAACCGGGAGTCCCCGACAGTACCACCGAATCTCGGGTGAAGTTTGAGTATGCGTCCATCGTCTGGCTTCCGGTGTTTTGTCCCGGTCAACCGGTGGTTTGGGTCAGTTGTCCGCGTCTGTTGCAACGCTATAAACGCATTACGGGAATAAGTGCGGAATTACCAGACCTTTACACCGCCTCTGACAGCCTCAACGCGCTACAGATTGATGGTCAGTACAAGCTGTTTTTCAACTTTGGTTTTCTCAAACTGGCTGGGAAAGAGAATTTGCAGGCTTGGTTTCCTGATGGACAGGAGCGTTCGGCAGTCATCGTGGCGGACGATGAAATCGGGATGATTCACGATATGGCGCTTTATCGTCAGAGTCGGGTTAAACTCTGCGATGAGGAGAAAAAAGTGGAGGGGGGGCAATTTTTTAATACGGAAGCGTTACCTGAAAGCACAATCATGGTCTTTCCGGTGGCGTTACGGCGGGAGGAGGAGTTACGAGACTGGCCGCCGTTTGGGGACAACACTATCAATGAAGATGAGATGTATTTTGGGGGGTTGGAGTCGATTGGCTTCGGTCACTGTTGGGTCAGGCTTCATCGTCAATTGCCCCAAACTTAA
- the cas1 gene encoding CRISPR-associated endonuclease Cas1 — protein sequence MLGYEGKGASVYFRGFGSLLKTEFQFTKRSKRPPQDPANSLMSLGYTLLSYNLYAFVEAIGLHSHFGNLHVTLDHRPGLVCDLMEEFRSPLVDSFVAYLINSSVLQPDDFTPPDERGGVYLHPDALRKFVKHWENKLQTEMTHLTTGYRVTYRRCLELQVREYLACLSGDVEAYRPMLRPIK from the coding sequence TTGCTGGGGTATGAGGGGAAAGGCGCATCGGTGTATTTTCGCGGCTTCGGGTCTCTGTTGAAGACGGAGTTTCAGTTTACGAAACGTAGTAAGCGTCCGCCGCAAGACCCGGCCAATAGTCTGATGAGTTTGGGCTATACCCTGCTGAGTTACAACCTCTATGCCTTTGTTGAAGCCATTGGCTTGCACTCCCATTTCGGCAATCTGCACGTGACGTTAGACCATCGCCCGGGGTTGGTCTGCGATTTGATGGAGGAATTCCGATCGCCCCTGGTGGACTCCTTTGTGGCCTATCTGATCAATTCCTCAGTCCTGCAACCGGATGACTTCACACCGCCAGATGAGCGCGGTGGGGTCTATCTACATCCTGATGCGTTGCGGAAGTTCGTCAAGCATTGGGAGAACAAGCTGCAAACGGAGATGACCCATCTGACGACGGGATATCGCGTTACCTATCGTCGTTGTCTGGAACTTCAGGTTCGGGAGTATTTGGCCTGTTTGTCGGGAGATGTGGAGGCGTATCGTCCCATGTTGCGCCCGATTAAGTGA
- a CDS encoding Uma2 family endonuclease, whose translation MSASLSDLSQTAADTVSADEIVFPPSDLPSDEPPLESSLHLQQLLLLISCLNWVWRDRQDYFCAGNLTVYYSPRQLKSELFRGPDFFVVRDTSNQPRRSWVVWEENGKYPNLIIELLSDSTANGDRGLKKQIYQDIFRTPDYFWFDPQSLEFQGFHLLDGLYHPLEANESGWRWSQQLGLYLGVHEERLRFFTPQGTLVPTPEEAAERERLRAERERQINAKLRAKLEELGIDPEQL comes from the coding sequence ATGTCTGCTTCCCTCTCTGACTTGTCGCAGACGGCTGCTGATACGGTTTCGGCTGACGAGATTGTGTTTCCTCCCAGTGACCTCCCCAGTGATGAGCCTCCCTTGGAAAGTTCTCTACATCTTCAACAACTCCTGCTTTTGATCAGTTGTCTTAACTGGGTTTGGAGAGACCGTCAGGATTATTTCTGTGCGGGGAATCTCACGGTGTACTATAGTCCCCGTCAGTTGAAATCGGAATTGTTCCGAGGTCCCGATTTCTTTGTGGTGCGTGATACGTCCAACCAGCCTCGCCGCAGTTGGGTGGTTTGGGAGGAAAATGGGAAATATCCTAATCTGATTATTGAACTTTTATCGGACAGCACCGCAAACGGCGATCGCGGACTCAAGAAACAGATTTATCAGGATATTTTTAGAACCCCGGATTATTTTTGGTTCGACCCTCAAAGTTTGGAGTTTCAAGGGTTTCATTTACTCGATGGTCTCTATCATCCTCTCGAAGCGAATGAGTCGGGATGGCGTTGGAGTCAGCAGTTGGGGTTATATTTAGGGGTGCATGAGGAGCGTTTACGCTTTTTTACTCCCCAGGGAACTCTGGTTCCTACGCCGGAAGAGGCGGCGGAACGTGAGCGTCTGCGGGCGGAGCGTGAACGTCAAATCAATGCCAAACTGAGGGCTAAGCTGGAGGAATTGGGAATTGACCCAGAACAACTCTAA